The sequence GATGTTGAAGCGACTGTCCGTGAGATTATCGAAAAGGTCAAAGAAGAAGGGGATGAGGCTTTACGAGTTTATTCTGAAAAATTTGATCATGTCGTATTATCCGAGTTGCACGTTTCGGATCAAGTTATCAATGAAGCCTTTGACAAGATTGATAAAGATGTCCTCACAGCACTTGAAAATGCAAAAGCTAATATTGAATCCTACCATAAGCAACAATTAGAAGGAGGCTTTGAAGATCAGCCCTCTCAAGGAGTACTTCGTGGGCAGCTTATCCGTCCCATTGAGCGCGTTGGTGTTTATGTTCCCGGTGGAACAGCAGCTTATCCATCTTCGGTGCTCATGAATGTTATTCCAGCTAAAATTGCGGGTGTGAAAGAAATCGTTATGATTACACCGCCGCAGGAACATTTTGTCCCAGCTATTTTGGTCGCTGCCAAACTGGCTGGTGTTGATAAAATTTATCAGGTTGGCGGTGCCCAAGGAATTGCGGCTTTGGCTTATGGCACACAAACGCTGCCGAAAGTGGATAAGATTACAGGTCCGGGTAATATCTTTGTAGCAACTGCTAAAAAGTTGGTTTATGGTGTGGTAGGCATTGATATGATTGCTGGGCCATCGGAAATTGGTGTCATCGCAGATAGTACAGCCAATCCTGTTTATGTGGCTGCTGATTTACTGTCTCAAGCAGAACATGATGTACGTGCGCGAGCTATTCTCGTGACTAACTCAGCTGAATTGGCCGATACGGTTGAATTAGAAATTGAAAAGCAGTTGCAAACTTTGCCACGTCAGGCTATCGCTCGTCCCTCAATTGAAAATAATGGTCGAATTATCATTGCCCAAGATGTGGAGAGCATGTTTGAACTCATGAATTTAGTGGCACCAGAGCACTTGGAAATCGCTATGGACAAGGCATATGATTATTTAGATCAGGTGCAAAATGCTGGTTCGATTTTCCTTGGACATGACACCAGTGAACCAATTGGTGATTATTACGCTGGTGCCAACCATGTGCTGCCGACAACAGCTACCAGTCGTTTTTCATCAGCACTTGGTGTGCATGACTTTATCAAACGCATCCAATACACGCAATACAGTAAGGCCGCTGTTAATACAGCTGAAAAAGACATTACAACCCTTGCCTATGCCGAAGGTTTGCAGGCACATGCTAGAGCAATTGAGGTGAGAAATGACAAAAACTAAGGGACTTTTGGTCATGGATGTTGACTCTACCCTTGTTCAGGAAGAAGTCATTGATCTTCTTGGAGATGAGGCTGGTGTTGGTCAGCAAGTTGCCGATATTACTGAGCGTGCTATGCGAGGGGAGCTGGACTTCCGTCAGGCACTTGAAGAGCGCGTAGCAACCTTGAAAGGATTACCAGAATCTATTTTTGACAAGGTTTATACCCGCATTCATTTCAATAAAAATGCCAAGGAATTGGTGGCGGAATTACATGCGCGTGGTTACAAAGTCGGTCTGGTTTCAGGCGGCTTTCATGAAACGGTTGACAGATTAGCAGCAGAAGCTGGCATTGATTATGTTAAGGCTAACCATTTAGAAGTTGTTGCTGGTGTTCTGACTGGTAAGACATACGGAGATATTGTGACCAAGGAAATCAAAGTACAAAAGCTGCGCGATTGGGCAGCAGAAAATGAACTTGACCTTTCACAAACCATTGCCATGGGTGATGGTGCCAATGACTTGCCCATGATTCATGAGGCAGGAATCGGCATTGCCTTTTGTGCCAAACCAATTGTCCGTCAACAAGCACCCAACCAAATCAATGAACCAGATTTGTACAAAGTGATTGAAATATTAGACGAGGTGAAAAAATGAGACAAGCAGAAATCGAACGCAATACCTTTGAAACCAAGATTAAGTTGAGTCTGAACTTAGATACACAGGAACCTGTAGACATTCAGACAGGTGTGGGCTTTTTTGACCATATGTTAACCCTTTTTGCCCGCCATGGACGGATGTCCTTGGTGGTTAAGGCTGATGGCGATTTGCATGTGGACAGTCATCACACAGTAGAAGATGTCGGTATTGTCCTTGGTCAGGCTCTGCGTCAAGCCTTGGGAGATAAAGCAGGGATTAACCGCTATGGAACTAGTTTTGTGCCCATGGATGAAACCTTGGGCATGGTCAGCCTTGATTTATCAGGACGTTCCTACCTTGTTTTTGATGCGGAATTTGACAATCCCAAATTAGGTAATTTTGATACCGAATTGGTAGAAGAATTCTTCCAAGCTCTTGCTTTTAATGTGCAAATGAATCTGCATTTAAAGATTTTGCATGGTAAGAACAACCACCACAAGGCAGAAAGTCTCTTTAAAGCAATTGGTCGTGCGCTTCGTGAATCAGTGACTATCAATCCAGAAATTAAGGGCATCAATTCTACAAAAGGCATGCTTTGAGATAAGGTGAATTCCATGAGAAATTTTTTTTCAAGTTTGACACTTCTTTTTCGTTTTGTCTTGGAAATTTCGGCAATAATTGGTTTAGCCGCAGCAGCATTTTATGAGTCCAGTCTGGTAGTCAGAGTTTTATATCCTTTCTTGGGACTGATTATTGCTCTCATTTGGTCTCGCTATGGTGCTCCGAAGTCTGCCAATAGCCTGAAGGGAAGAGCTAAATTCGCTCTGGAATGTTTCGTCTACGGTCTGACCATTTTCTGTTTTGCGATGATTTATGATCAAACTTTTACTCTTATTTTTGCGCTGATAGCAGTCATTGATTTAACTACTATGTATGCTTTGGATTTAGAGAGAAAGGAGACCTTATGATTATAGTTATTGATTACGACGCAGGCAATACCGCCAATGTCCTGCGGGCTTTGGATAAACTTGGTGTCAAGGCAGAGCTATCAGCTGATCCGCAAAAGATTTTGGCAGCTTCAGGTTTGATTTTACCGGGAGTTGGTGCCTTTCCAGCTGCCATGGCTGAACTTGAAAAAAGAGGCCTAGTGACTGTT comes from Streptococcus troglodytae and encodes:
- the hisD gene encoding histidinol dehydrogenase, with translation MKRLTGTNEEISNILYQEQLELSKENLDVEATVREIIEKVKEEGDEALRVYSEKFDHVVLSELHVSDQVINEAFDKIDKDVLTALENAKANIESYHKQQLEGGFEDQPSQGVLRGQLIRPIERVGVYVPGGTAAYPSSVLMNVIPAKIAGVKEIVMITPPQEHFVPAILVAAKLAGVDKIYQVGGAQGIAALAYGTQTLPKVDKITGPGNIFVATAKKLVYGVVGIDMIAGPSEIGVIADSTANPVYVAADLLSQAEHDVRARAILVTNSAELADTVELEIEKQLQTLPRQAIARPSIENNGRIIIAQDVESMFELMNLVAPEHLEIAMDKAYDYLDQVQNAGSIFLGHDTSEPIGDYYAGANHVLPTTATSRFSSALGVHDFIKRIQYTQYSKAAVNTAEKDITTLAYAEGLQAHARAIEVRNDKN
- the serB gene encoding phosphoserine phosphatase SerB — translated: MTKTKGLLVMDVDSTLVQEEVIDLLGDEAGVGQQVADITERAMRGELDFRQALEERVATLKGLPESIFDKVYTRIHFNKNAKELVAELHARGYKVGLVSGGFHETVDRLAAEAGIDYVKANHLEVVAGVLTGKTYGDIVTKEIKVQKLRDWAAENELDLSQTIAMGDGANDLPMIHEAGIGIAFCAKPIVRQQAPNQINEPDLYKVIEILDEVKK
- the hisB gene encoding imidazoleglycerol-phosphate dehydratase HisB produces the protein MRQAEIERNTFETKIKLSLNLDTQEPVDIQTGVGFFDHMLTLFARHGRMSLVVKADGDLHVDSHHTVEDVGIVLGQALRQALGDKAGINRYGTSFVPMDETLGMVSLDLSGRSYLVFDAEFDNPKLGNFDTELVEEFFQALAFNVQMNLHLKILHGKNNHHKAESLFKAIGRALRESVTINPEIKGINSTKGML
- a CDS encoding YrdB family protein — protein: MRNFFSSLTLLFRFVLEISAIIGLAAAAFYESSLVVRVLYPFLGLIIALIWSRYGAPKSANSLKGRAKFALECFVYGLTIFCFAMIYDQTFTLIFALIAVIDLTTMYALDLERKETL